The following are encoded together in the Vigna unguiculata cultivar IT97K-499-35 chromosome 2, ASM411807v1, whole genome shotgun sequence genome:
- the LOC114174100 gene encoding thiosulfate sulfurtransferase 18-like, with translation MAFSVALLPRWSVFLLLLLFFCNTGAKVVTIDVRAAKDLIQTGSIYLDVRTVEEFSKGYVDAVNIVNIPYMLNTPKGKVMNPDFLKEVSLACNKEDHIIVGCQIGRRSFYATSALLSDGFKNVKDMGGGYEEWVINKFPVKIPAAKEEL, from the exons ATGGCATTTTCGGTGGCCCTGTTACCCCGTTGGTCGGTGTTTCTTCTTTtgcttcttttcttttgtaacACAGGAGCAAAGGTTGTCACCATTGATGTGCGTGCAGCCAAGGATCTTATCCAGACTGGTTCCATTTATCTAGATGTTAG GACGGTGGAAGAGTTCTCGAAAGGGTATGTTGATGCAGTTAATATTGTTAACATTCCATACATGTTGAATACACCAAAGG GCAAGGTAATGAATCCAGATTTTCTGAaagaggtttctttggcttgTAACAAAGAAGATCATATCATTGTG GGTTGTCAAATTGGGAGGAGATCTTTCTATGCAACTTCTGCTCTTCTGTCTGAT GGTTTTAAGAATGTGAAGGACATGGGAGGAGGTTATGAGGAATGGGTTATAAACAAGTTCCCAGTGAAGATACCAGCAGCCAAAGAGGAGCTATAA